Genomic window (Vibrio gallicus):
GCGAACCCGCTTAATCTCCAAATCGGTATCTTTATAAGTCGATGGATTTTCCGCGTAGTATTTCTCTAACCAATCTGAATATTTCATGATTACCTCAGTATCGAGGAAAGCAGCTCATAGCCGCCTTCCTCTTTGCGTTTATTTATCCAATTGGTTTGAAAAAGTATCAAACGAGTCGGCTTTAACCAATCTTGCTGGATTATCTAAACTTGTCCCAGCACCATCTTTCGATAGTGCCTTAAAGTGCTCAATACCACAGTTGATTTTGGCTTGCTCTGCTGCTCTCAAATCATCAGAGAAGATGCTCGACTTAGTTTCCACCACAAAGTAAAGCTGATCACCAGTACCGTCATCTTTATCAATAAGAACTGCCCAGTCAGGGTTATAGCTACCTAATGGCGTATCTATTTTGAACCAGGCTGGAAGTTTAGAGTAGAGCTTCACTTCCGCGGCGCTCTCTAGTCTCTCTGCAAATTCAAATTCAGTGTTTGAGTCACAGATGATGTAGTCGTAAACAGACTTTTCAGCAGCCACCATGTTCTTCAGATAGCCTGTAAGCTCTTCTTCTTGAAATAGCTCTTGAGCGTAATATTCATCATCACCTATACGTTGATACGAAATTCCATCAACGATAGCTAAGCGCATTTGTTTGAGGATTACATCGGCACATTGCTGAATAAACAACTGAGGGTTTTTCTTGAATGCTTCAAGTTTATCCCCTAGACCAAGTAATATTTGAACAATCGTAGCTCTGGTTAGATTGGTCTGAGACTCTAGATAAGTCACGATATCAGGGAGTTTAAAGTTAACCTCAAACAACCCTCTTTTATCTTGGATTTTATTACCGTCAGCATCTCTATCCGAAGTTTGTAATCCAGACTCTAATACTTCGACTCGACGTTTTTTGGATTCATACTTAATATCAGCAACCACAACTGAGGCTCGAATCTCACTAATACATGTATCTACAAGCTTATCTACGCTGAAATTGACTCTATAAGTAGTTTTGTACTTAATGCGATCCCAAAGAGCCTTAAAATCGCTCCCAAGGACTACCTGTTTACCGTTATCTTCACGAAGCGCTGCGGTTTTCTTCTCTTCGTGCCTCTTGATGCTCAATCCTTTAGACACTTTTTCTAGCGTCGCCAAGATTGAACCAGCATACTCCTTAACGCTTTCAGGTAAGCTCACTTTGTTTTCGGCTAAATCAATCTTCAAAGAATCTTGTATCTTCCCTTTCTTGTCGATGTAACCTTCATCGGTAAGATGTTGATAGATTTCTTCAGATTTTTTAGCACCAAGAAACTCTTTTGTATCATGCTCACCAGAGATGACGATATTGGCAAATTGATGCTTTTCAACAGCACCAAATTTTATCCCTTCTTCTTGTTCTATCTCTTTTTGAAGCTCTTCAACGAACTGCTCATAGGATTCATTAGCCATAACAGTAAGCGTATTGACTTCAAACCCATATGGAACGCGCTCTCCCGACTGATCGACTGCCAGACGTAATCCACGACCAATCTCCTGACGTTTTTTCATCACGGAGTTAGTTTCATTTAAGGTACAAATTTGGAAGACGTTTGGGTTATCCCAACCTTCTTTCAATGCAGAGTGAGAGAAGATAAATCGAAGCTTTTCATCCATAGATAAAAGCTTTTCTTTGTCTTTCATTATCAAGTTATAGGCTGATTCATCAGCGGCTGTTTTACCGCCTTCACCTTTTGCTGAAAGTTTTGATTCAGCAAAAAGAGGGTTGCCCGATGCATCTTTTTTCTTATCTTGTGCAAAGTAGCCATTGTGAACTGAGCTTGCTAGTTCCTTTAGGGCAAGTTCATTTAACGTATGTTTACCAGCATCATTCTTGTCCCAAATTGACGGGTATAAAACACGATACTTTGGCTTTCTAAGCTGTTTGATAAACTCTTCTTCAAACCAAATAGAAAACTTGCCTTGCGTAGGTATTCCGTCAGTGGTGTACCCTCTGTAATTGGCTACTTTATCAATAAAGAACAAACTAAGAACTTTGATGCCTTTCTGGCTGATCACTTTTGAGTGATCCATAACATCAACGCCAGTGGTGATTTTTCTATAAAATTTCAGCTCTTTTTCGAGATGTTCTTCAACAGTTTTAGACACTTGTAATCGCTTATAAGTATCTTGGTCAACTTCACCAATAGCTTGTTTAAGCTCAATGATGTCATCTCGGCTGGTAAAATCGATATACTCATTACCTACTTCACAATAAATGTCATTGATCACGTAGCCTTCATACACCGAACGCCCACCAGACGCTTCAAACAAATCAAGACCGCTTCTAACGGTAATGGTTTTGCGAGACTGTATTTTACCAGCTTTAGTTTGCGCATCGATTTCGACCTTGGCCGTTATCGGTGATTTTTTATTATCGACACTTAATAACTTTATATAGGCTTGATTATGGTTGGCTTGCACTTCCAATGAAGCAACTTCAATCTGTTTAACCAGCTTACGCTCATACGCATCTATTGAATCGAGCTTATAGAGCATATTGAAGCTTTCGGTCAGTGTTGCAGAATAGCGGAACGTACATAGAGGATTTAAGCTCGCTATTGCTTTCTTACGATTCGTAGTAGACGCAACTGATTGAGGTTCATCAATTAAAACCACAGGATGGGTAGCTTGAATGAAATCAATTGGCTTCATACCATTCAAGCGGTCATCTGTACGGTGTATTAAGTTTGCTTTTGTTTCTTTAGACGGGTCAGTAAAAGACTTACTAAAAGCGTCAATGTTGATAACCATAATCTGGATATAATCATTTGTAGCAAAGTTTCTTACTTGCTCTCGCTTTGAAGAATCATAGACAAAGTAGTCATACTGAACGTTTTTATACTCTTTCCTGAAATGCTCTTCAGTGATTTGCAGAGATTTATATACACCTTCTTTGATCGCAACAGAAGGTACAACGATAATGAACTTAGTAAGGCCATAGCGTTGGTTCAGCTCAAAAGCACTGCGCAAATATACATATGTTTTACCCGTACCTGTTTCCATCTCAACAGTAAAATCGAGACTAGGTAGAGCTTGCTTTGTTGTTTCAGTTTGCGGTAAACCATTAACCAGTTGGACATTTCGCGTATTTTCATACAACTCTTCAGGCAAAAGAGTCAGAGCATTGGCGACACCAATACCATCATTTTTCTCAAACATGTCCGCTTGAACAGCATTCGACACAGAGAAATTAGATTGAAAGGTTTCTTGCCCCTCAAAAACGCCAACAACAGCATTAATCGCGTCTTTTTGATGGTCGAGATTTGGGTTAAATTTTATCTTCATTTCAGACATAACTTCCCCCTTAAATGCTCTTAACATCGTCGATGCCAGCTTGCTTCAAGATTTGAATCGCATTGGTCTTAACGCGGTCATCGGCAAAGCCTTCATCTTTGAAAACGACTTGTGTAGTTTCTGGATCATACTCTTCTTTTAGCTTGGCGATACCTTCAACGGTGTCGGTTGTAATTTCATCATCTAAACAAACAAATAATGCACCTGCACCGACAACAAATACGGTCTTCCCATTAACGACTTCTGTTTCAACAGGTGTAGTTAGGTCATATCCATATTTTAGGAAAAGCTCATACAACACATCTTCGCTTGAACGATCAGCCTTGATTGATTTCTCAGCTTGTTGAAGAACAAGTTCTAGGTTTTCGAAATCAGCGTCCCAAGGGCGAATGTTAGTCTCGTCAAGTTTGAAATGTTTGAAACCTGCATATTGTTCGTTAATTAAACCACTTACTCTCTTCAATCTTTCTTTTGTAATTTCGCTTAATAGTAGTGGCTTGTTAATATCAGTTAGAAACTTAATCGCATTTTGGTTAACTTTCTTAGCCGAACCTGTGGAAGTTGCTAAAGCTTGATTCAAGCATTCAGGCAGTTGCACCAGTATAACTTTACAGCAGGAATCTTGTTCTTCATTTAGCTTCATAGCTGCATGATAAGTACTGCCAGAACCCGCAAAAAAATCTAGTATTAGGTCATTGCCTTTTAAACCAAAAGCTTTAAAAAAATCTTTTAATAAAAGTTCATCTTTTGGGTTTGTAAAAACTTTTAGTCCAAAAAGGTCTTCAAGTCTTCTAGACGCAGCTCTTCCATCAAGTACTCTTAAACTTGTCAAACTTTGGTATTCTGTATTTTTCAAGTAAGTCTTATTTTTAGGGACAGTTGTGTGGTCGTCACCAAAATGAACTAATCCATCGTTGATCCTTTGATCCATTGTTGACTGAGGATATCTCCATCCACTACCTGGGGCTGCACATATCTTTTCCGTAACAGGATGTATTACATCGTAGACGTATTGACCGTGATTTGGCCCTGATATATCAGATGGAAAATATATCCCTTGTTCATCAATCCAGCTATAGTGTTTATGACTTTTTGATGGGTGGTCTTTAGCTAAGTTGCGATAAAATTTTAACGCTTCTTCATGTATTTGTTTCCAGTTGCTAGGATATTGCTTAGAGGCTTTTTCAAAAAAGTTATAAATTTCCGTTAAACCCTCTTTCCTCTCAATCCACTGACCACCATTTTGTGCTTTATTTTTTGCATAAACTAAAAAGTATTCATGCTGAATAGATACATAGTCCTGATCGTTTTTCGAGCTATTCTTCCAGATGATTTCGCCACAAAAATTTTCTTCACCGAAAATTTCATTAGTCAAACTTCTTAGGCTGTTGACTTCATTTTCATCAATAGACATGACTAAAACGCCATCATCAGTTAGAAGATTTCTCGCAAGTTTAATTCTTGGATAAATCATATTTAGCCAAGAAGAATGGTATCTTCCCGAACTACTAGAATTAGTACTAATTTTATTACCCGAAGAGTCAACTTGACCTGAAACTTCAAGATAATTCTTGATGTTATCGTGAAAATTATCTTTATATACGAAGTCTTTACCCGTGTTGTATGGAGGATCGATGTAGATCATCTTTACTTTTTTATGATATGACTTTTGAAGCAACTTAAGCACTTCAAGATTATCGCCCTCAATAAACAAGTTCTCAGTCGTATCCCAATTGATGCTTTCCTCTTTGCAAGGACGAAGCGTGCCAGTCGATGGCGTTTGAGCAATTTGTCGAGCTTTTGTTTTTCCATTCCAAGTAAAGTTGTATCGTTCTTCCGAATCGTCAATCTCTTCACCTAGCACAGCTTTCAGTGCTTCAAAGTCAATTTTCCCTTCAGAAAACACATCAGGAA
Coding sequences:
- a CDS encoding site-specific DNA-methyltransferase, which translates into the protein MEKITGNSPEAKSLNIESQNIEQLKQLFPDVFSEGKIDFEALKAVLGEEIDDSEERYNFTWNGKTKARQIAQTPSTGTLRPCKEESINWDTTENLFIEGDNLEVLKLLQKSYHKKVKMIYIDPPYNTGKDFVYKDNFHDNIKNYLEVSGQVDSSGNKISTNSSSSGRYHSSWLNMIYPRIKLARNLLTDDGVLVMSIDENEVNSLRSLTNEIFGEENFCGEIIWKNSSKNDQDYVSIQHEYFLVYAKNKAQNGGQWIERKEGLTEIYNFFEKASKQYPSNWKQIHEEALKFYRNLAKDHPSKSHKHYSWIDEQGIYFPSDISGPNHGQYVYDVIHPVTEKICAAPGSGWRYPQSTMDQRINDGLVHFGDDHTTVPKNKTYLKNTEYQSLTSLRVLDGRAASRRLEDLFGLKVFTNPKDELLLKDFFKAFGLKGNDLILDFFAGSGSTYHAAMKLNEEQDSCCKVILVQLPECLNQALATSTGSAKKVNQNAIKFLTDINKPLLLSEITKERLKRVSGLINEQYAGFKHFKLDETNIRPWDADFENLELVLQQAEKSIKADRSSEDVLYELFLKYGYDLTTPVETEVVNGKTVFVVGAGALFVCLDDEITTDTVEGIAKLKEEYDPETTQVVFKDEGFADDRVKTNAIQILKQAGIDDVKSI
- a CDS encoding type III restriction-modification system endonuclease is translated as MSEMKIKFNPNLDHQKDAINAVVGVFEGQETFQSNFSVSNAVQADMFEKNDGIGVANALTLLPEELYENTRNVQLVNGLPQTETTKQALPSLDFTVEMETGTGKTYVYLRSAFELNQRYGLTKFIIVVPSVAIKEGVYKSLQITEEHFRKEYKNVQYDYFVYDSSKREQVRNFATNDYIQIMVINIDAFSKSFTDPSKETKANLIHRTDDRLNGMKPIDFIQATHPVVLIDEPQSVASTTNRKKAIASLNPLCTFRYSATLTESFNMLYKLDSIDAYERKLVKQIEVASLEVQANHNQAYIKLLSVDNKKSPITAKVEIDAQTKAGKIQSRKTITVRSGLDLFEASGGRSVYEGYVINDIYCEVGNEYIDFTSRDDIIELKQAIGEVDQDTYKRLQVSKTVEEHLEKELKFYRKITTGVDVMDHSKVISQKGIKVLSLFFIDKVANYRGYTTDGIPTQGKFSIWFEEEFIKQLRKPKYRVLYPSIWDKNDAGKHTLNELALKELASSVHNGYFAQDKKKDASGNPLFAESKLSAKGEGGKTAADESAYNLIMKDKEKLLSMDEKLRFIFSHSALKEGWDNPNVFQICTLNETNSVMKKRQEIGRGLRLAVDQSGERVPYGFEVNTLTVMANESYEQFVEELQKEIEQEEGIKFGAVEKHQFANIVISGEHDTKEFLGAKKSEEIYQHLTDEGYIDKKGKIQDSLKIDLAENKVSLPESVKEYAGSILATLEKVSKGLSIKRHEEKKTAALREDNGKQVVLGSDFKALWDRIKYKTTYRVNFSVDKLVDTCISEIRASVVVADIKYESKKRRVEVLESGLQTSDRDADGNKIQDKRGLFEVNFKLPDIVTYLESQTNLTRATIVQILLGLGDKLEAFKKNPQLFIQQCADVILKQMRLAIVDGISYQRIGDDEYYAQELFQEEELTGYLKNMVAAEKSVYDYIICDSNTEFEFAERLESAAEVKLYSKLPAWFKIDTPLGSYNPDWAVLIDKDDGTGDQLYFVVETKSSIFSDDLRAAEQAKINCGIEHFKALSKDGAGTSLDNPARLVKADSFDTFSNQLDK